A section of the Campylobacter porcelli genome encodes:
- the ruvC gene encoding crossover junction endodeoxyribonuclease RuvC — MYVKILGIDPGTRNCGYAIIEKIGNKKILIEAGLIKIEQDSLQYQITQLCEGLDLIFKTHKIDAVAIEDIFFAYNPKTVLKLAQFRGALSLKILQIHGEFSEYTPLQIKKAVTGKAKAAKEQVAFMVKRMLGINKEIKPLDITDAIAIALTHSFNVKS, encoded by the coding sequence ATATATGTGAAAATCTTAGGAATAGACCCTGGAACTCGCAATTGCGGCTATGCGATAATTGAGAAAATTGGCAATAAAAAGATATTAATTGAAGCTGGACTTATAAAAATAGAGCAAGATAGCTTACAATACCAAATAACCCAGCTTTGCGAAGGGCTAGATCTTATATTTAAAACGCATAAGATTGATGCGGTGGCGATTGAGGATATATTTTTTGCATATAATCCAAAAACCGTCTTAAAACTTGCTCAGTTTCGAGGTGCCCTTAGTCTTAAAATACTTCAAATTCATGGTGAATTTAGTGAATATACTCCACTTCAAATTAAAAAAGCAGTAACTGGCAAAGCCAAAGCAGCAAAAGAGCAAGTAGCCTTTATGGTAAAGAGGATGCTAGGGATCAATAAAGAGATAAAGCCACTTGATATAACTGATGCTATAGCAATAGCTTTAACTCATAGTTTTAATGTAAAATCTTAA